A DNA window from Camelina sativa cultivar DH55 chromosome 13, Cs, whole genome shotgun sequence contains the following coding sequences:
- the LOC104735105 gene encoding CBL-interacting serine/threonine-protein kinase 5 produces the protein MEEERRILFGKYEMGRLLGKGTFAKVYYGKEITSGECVAIKVINKDQVMKRPGMMEQIKREISIMKLVRHPNIVELKEVMATKTKIFFVMEFVRGGELFCKISKGKLHEDAARRYFQQLISAVDYCHSRGVSHRDLKPENLLLDENGDLKISDFGLSALPEQILHDGLLHTQCGTPAYVAPEVLRKKGYDGAKADIWSCGVVLYVLLAGCLPFQDENLMNMYRKIFRADFEFPPWFSPESRRLISKLLVVDPDRRISIPAIMRTPWLRKNFTPPLAFKIEEPICSQSSGEQNEEEEDGDWENQTEPVSPKFFNAFEFISSMSSGFDLSSLFESKRKVQSVFTSRSSATEVMEKIETVTKEMNMKVKITKDFKVKMEGKTEGRKGRLSMTAEVFEVAPEISVVEFCKSAGDTLEYDRLYEEQVRPALNDIVWSWHGDNNNNASSKDSCPVLN, from the coding sequence ATGGAGGAAGAACGGAGAATCTTGTTCGGCAAGTACGAGATGGGAAGACTACTAGGCAAAGGAACCTTCGCTAAAGTCTACTACGGCAAAGAGATAACAAGCGGCGAGTGCGTCGCCATCAAAGTCATCAACAAGGATCAAGTAATGAAGAGACCAGGCATGATGGAACAAATCAAACGAGAGATCTCAATCATGAAGCTCGTTCGTCATCCAAACATCGTCGAGCTAAAAGAAGTCATGGCTACGAAAACGAAGATCTTCTTCGTCATGGAGTTCGTTAGAGGCGGCGAGCTTTTCTGCAAAATCTCCAAAGGTAAGCTTCACGAAGACGCCGCTCGAAGATATTTCCAGCAGTTAATCTCAGCCGTTGATTATTGCCATAGCAGAGGCGTCTCTCATCGCGATCTGAAACCTGAGAACCTTCTCCTAGACGAGAACGGAGATCTGAAAATCTCAGATTTCGGATTATCCGCGTTGCCTGAGCAGATCCTTCACGACGGATTGCTTCACACGCAGTGTGGAACTCCGGCGTACGTTGCGCCGGAGGTTTTACGGAAGAAAGGTTACGACGGAGCTAAAGCTGATATATGGTCGTGCGGCGTCGTTTTGTATGTTCTCCTCGCCGGTTGTTTGCCGTTTCAAGACGAGAATCTTATGAACATGTACCGGAAGATCTTCAGAGCGGATTTCGAGTTTCCGCCGTGGTTTTCGCCGGAATCTAGGAGATTGATTTCGAAACTCCTCGTCGTAGATCCAGATCGACGGATCTCGATTCCGGCGATTATGAGAACCCCTTGGCTCCGGAAAAACTTCACCCCGCCGTTAGCTTTCAAAATCGAGGAACCGATCTGTTCTCAGAGCAGCGGAGagcaaaacgaagaagaagaagacggagattGGGAAAATCAAACAGAGCCGGTCTCGCCTAAATTCTTCAACGCGTTCGAATTCATCTCATCGATGTCTTCCGGATTCGATCTGTCGAGTTTGTTCGAGAGCAAGAGGAAGGTCCAATCGGTGTTCACGTCGCGGTCGTCGGCGACGGAGGTGATGGAGAAGATCGAAACGGTTACGAAGGAGATGAACATGAAGGTGAAGATCACCAAGGATTTCAAAGTGAAGATGGAAGGTAAAACGGAAGGGAGAAAAGGAAGGCTTTCGATGACGGCGGAAGTGTTCGAAGTAGCGCCGGAGATATCGGTGGTTGAGTTCTGCAAATCGGCGGGAGATACGTTGGAGTACGATAGGTTATACGAAGAACAAGTACGGCCGGCGTTAAACGACATCGTCTGGTCTTGGCACGGCGATAATAACAACAACGCTTCTTCCAAAGATTCTTGCCCGGTGCTTAATTAA